The sequence CGGTACGGCGTTCGGCCTGCTGGAGATCGTCGCGGCGCTCGCGCCGAACGTCTGGATCTTCGCGGTCCTGCTCGTGCCGATCGGCATGATCGGCCTGACGACCAACATCAGCGCCAACACCAGCGTCCAGATGGCGTCCGACCCGGCCATGCGCGGCCGGGTGATGAGCCTGTACATGATGGTCTTCGCCGGTGGTACGCCGGTGGGCGCCCCGATCGTCGGCTGGATCAGCGACGCGTACGGCGCCCGCACCGGCATGGTGGTCGGCGGTGCGCTGTCCCTGGCGGCGGCGGTCGGCATCGGCGTGATCCTGGCCCGCCTCGGCGGCCTGCGGCTGAAGGTCGACCTGCGGCCGGGCCGTCCGCACGTACGGTTCGTGCCGCGCGAGCAGCTGGCGACGGCCGCGTAGGGGTCTCCCCGTACGTGACCGCGCGACTACGGCCCCGCCCCGGTTCTCCGGGACGGGGCCGCGGCGCGTTCACGAACGCCGGTCCGGTTACGCTCGTCGGGTGGACCCGAAGACCAGAAACCGCATTATGGCGGCCGTGCTCGTACTGATGTTCGCCGTTGTCGCCGTGGCGGCCGCCCTCGGCTGACGGGCGCTGCTACCAGGCGAAGTTCTCCGGCGACGGGCCCGGACCGGGGAAGATCTCCTCCAGCGCGTCCAGCACCTCCGCCGACAGCTCCAGCTCCACCGCGCGCAGCGCCGAGTCGAGCTGCTCCCGCGTGCGCGGGCCGGAGATCGGGCCGGTGATCCCGGGCCGCGTCAGCAGCCAGGCGAGGCCCACCTCGCCGGGCTCCAGGCCGTGCTTGTCGAGCAGGTCCTCGTACGCCTGGATCTGCGCCCGGACCTTCGGGTCGGCCAGCGCCTCGCCGGAGCGGCCGGAGGTGGACCGGGCGCCGCCGCCCTCGCGCTCCTTGCGGAGGGCGCCGCCGAGCAGGCCGCCGTGCAGCGGGGACCAGGGGATGACCCCGAGGCCGTACTCCTGGGAGGCCGGGATGACCTCCATCTCGGCGCCGCGCTCCATCAGGTTGTAGATGCACTGCTCGCTGACCAGGCCGTAGCTGCCCCGCTGCCGGGCGCGCTCGTTGGCCTGGGCGATCTTGTAGCTGGAGAAGTTCGAGGAACCGGCGTACAGGATCTTGCCCTGCTGGATCAGTACGTCGATGGCCTGCCAGATCTCGTCGATCGGGGTGTCCCGGTCGACGTGGTGGAACTGGTACAGATCGATGTGGTCCGTCTGGAGCCGCTTCAGGCTGGCGTCGACGGCCCGGCGGATGTTCACGGCGGACAGCTTGTCGTGGTTGGGCCACGCCTCGCCGTCGGCGGCCATGTTGCCGTAGACCTTGGTGGCGAGCACGACCTTGTCGCGGCGGTCGCCGCCCTGCGCGAACCAGGTGCCGAGGATCTCCTCGGTGCGGCCCTTGTTCTCGCCCCAGCCGTAGACGTTCGCGGTGTCGAAGAAGTTGACGCCGGCGTCCAGCGCGGCGTCCATGAGGGTGTGGCTGTCGCTCTCGTTGGTCTGGGGGCCGAAGTTCATCGTCCCCAGGACGAGGCGGCTTACCTTGAGTCCGGTGCGTCCGAGCTGCGTGTACTTCATGACGCCCAAGCCAACTCCTTCGAGCGCGCTCGAAGCAAGCGTGTGGCCGTCTATGCCTCCGCGAACCGGTCCAGCGCCGCGAGGACCGCCCGGCTCGTCGCCGCCCCGCCCAGGTGCCCCGCGTCCTCGATCACCGTCAGCTCCGCGTCCGGCCACGCCTTGGCCAGCTCCCACGCCGTGACCAGCGGCCCGCCCATGTCGCCGCGCCCGTGCACGAGCACCCCGGGAATCCCGGCCAGCCGCCCCGCGTCCCGGATCAGCTGCCCCTCCTCCAGCCAGGCGCCGTGCGAGAAGTAGTGCGCGCAGATCCGCACCAGCGCCGCCCGCGCCCGCCCCGGCCGCCCGCTGTACGGGGGCGGGCCCGTGTACGCCTCCTGCGAGAGCACCGCGTCCTCCCAGGCGCACCAGCCGGCCGTCGCCCGCGCCCGTACCTCCGGATCGGGGTCGACGGTCCGCCGGGCGTACGCCGCGAGCACATCCGGGGTCGCGTCGCTCGCCGCCTCCGGGACACCCGCCCGGAAGAGGTCCCACGCCTCGGGGAAGAAGCGGCCCGCGCCCCGGTACAGCCAGTCGATCTCGGAGCGCCGGGTCGTCGTCACCGCCGGGATCACGATCTCGCCGACCCGCTCCGGGTACCGCTCGGCATACGCCAGGATCAGCGTGGAGCCCCAGGAACCCCCGTACAGCAGCCAGCGGTCGATGGAGAGGTGTGCGCGCAGGCGTTCCATGTCGGCGATCAGGTGGTCCGTGGTGTTGTGCCGCAGGTCGACGGCCGGGTCGCCGGCGTGCGGGGTGGAGCGGCCGCAGCCGCGCTGGTCGAAGAGGACGACGCGGTAGCGCTCCGGGTCGAAGTACTGCCGGGGCCGCTCGGTGCAGCCGGAACCGGGGCCGCCGTGCACGACGAGGGCGGGCTTCCCGGCGGGGTTGCCGCACACCTCCCAGTACACGAGGTTGCCGTCGCCGACGTCGAGCATGCCGTGGTCGTACGGCTCGATGGGCGGGTACTTCTCGTCGGGCAGGCGTTCCATGACCGCGTCTCCTCATCGGCGTACAGCAAAGGGCGCCAGCTTAGGGCCGGTCCGCGGGGGAGCCTCTTGCTCATGCCGTTCCGTGCTCATGCGGCCCGTGCTCATGCCGTTCCGTGCAGGGTGGCGGCTTCCTCCTCCGTCAGGCGCAGGGAGCCGGCGGCGATGTTCTCGGCGAGGTGGCCGAGGTCGCCGGTGCCGGGGATGGCCAGGACGTGCGGCCCCTGGTGCAGCGTCCACGCCAGCCTGATCTGGGCCGGGGTCACACCGTGGGCGCGGGCGACGGCGCGGACCTCGGGGCCGTGGCCGGTGGTCGCGCCGGCGGTGCGGCCGGTCCCGGCGATCGAGTAGAACGGCACGAACGCGATGCGCTGTTCGCCGCAGAGGTCCAGGAGCTCCCTCTGCTCGGGCGACGCGTCGATGCCGTACATGTTCTGGACGCACACCACCGGTGCGATGTGCTGGGCCTCGGCCAGGTGGTGGGGGCGGATGTTCGACAGGCCCAGGTGGCGGATGAGCCCGGCCTCGCGCAGTTCGGCCAGGGCGCCGAAGCGTTCGGCGATCGAGCCGGTCCCGACGATGCGCAGGTTCACCACGTCGAGGTGGTCGCGGCCGAGCTGGCGCAGGTTCTCCTCGACCTGGCCGCGCAGCTGCCCGGGGGTGGCGTGTGCCTGCCACTCGCCGGAGGCATCACGGCCGGGCCCGACCTTGGTGGTGATGACGAGGTCGTCCGGGTACGGGCCCAGCGCCCGGTTGATCAGCTCGTTGGCCGAGCGCAGCGGGGAGAAGTAGAACGCGGCGGTGTCGATGTGGTTCACGCCGAGCTCCACGGCGCGGCGGAGCACGCGGACCGCCTGGTCGCGGTCGCGCGGCAGGGCGTCGGCGACCAGCGCCTCGCCGTACTGCGGAAGGCGCATCGCGCCGAAGCCGATCCGGTGGACCGTCAGGTCACCGAGCTCCCAGGTGCCCGATGCCGCCGCGGTGATCGTCTGTGAGGTCATGGCGGGATGATGTCCGCGCGTTAGGCTGGTCCGCCATTGATTCGGGCATGGGTGAATCCATCGAGGAGTGGGTGTTCTGGCCGGGCTGGCGTTCTCGACGAGCGATCTGGCGCAGGTGCGGTTCTCGGTCTCGCCGATGTGGGAGGTCGCGCCCAGCTTCCGGCTGCTGAGATCGGACTCCACGCATCCGGTCCACCGCACCTGGGTCGATCAGGTACGCCCGCGCTGGGCGGCCGGCGGACTGGACCGGGGCTGGCTCGGCGAGTTGATCCCGCTCACCGGCGGCTACATCCCCGACTTCCTCAACCCGGCCCCCCTGGGCCCTGCTCCCGCCCCGGCGGCGGAGTGGGAGGCGATCCGGGCCACGCCCGGGGACCGTGTGCGCCGGGACCTGGACCATCTGGCCCGCCATCAGGGGTCCCTCGGCCCTCGGTTGCGCGCCCTGCGCGACGACCCGTACGGGCCGCTCCTCGCCGAGCTCACCAAGGAGCTCGAAACCTACTGGGAACGGGCCCTCGCCCCCTACTGGGCCCGCATCAGGGCGGTCCTGGACGCCGACATCCTGTACCGGGCACGCCTGGCCGCCGAGCGCGGCACCGGCCACCTCCTCGACGACCTGCACACGTCCTTGAGCTGGGACGACGGCGCGTTGCTGATGGCCCACCGCAAGCGGCCGCTGACCCGCACGACGGCGGGCACGGGGCTGCTGCTGATCCCCTCGGCCTTCGCCGGGCCCGGCCTGCGCACCCGGACGACGCCGCCGGACCCGCCCCAACTCGCCTATCGGGCGCGCGGTGTCGGCCTGCTCTGGGAGCCCCGGCCCGTCACGGGAACCGCCACCCTGTCCGCCGTGCTGGGCCGCTCCCGCACCCTGCTGCTGGCCGAGCTGGAGATCCCGGCCTCCACCACGCAACTGGCACAGCGCACCGGGCTCTCCCCGGCGGCGGTGTCCCAGAACCTCACCGCACTGCGCGACGCGGGTCTGGTGAGCGCCCACCGGAGCGGCCGTTCCGTCCTCTACGCCCGCACCGCCGCGGCCGAAACCCTGCTCCGGGCGGCCTCTGCCTGACCCGGGGCCGTCCTCCGCCGCGCGGGCTCACCCCGGCCGCACCCGGTCGTAGCCTGGTCGTCGTGAACGCGACTCCCGAGGTACTCGCCGTACTGGACGACCTGCTCGCCGCCGCGGGCCCCGACGACCGGGGCGCCCTGTGGCAGCTCGACCGGCGGGGGAGGGAGCTGGACGCGAACCTGGTGCGGCTGCCCCCGGGCGCGGAGGTCGGGGAGCACCAGGAGGACGTGCTCGACGTGCTCCTGGTGGTCCTCGCGGGCAGCGGCCGTCTGACCCCGGGCGACGGCGCGGCGCCCCTGACCCTGACCCCGACGACGGCGACCTGGCTGCCCCGCACCTCCCGCCGCTCCCTGACGGCGGGCCCGGACGGCCTCGCCTATCTGACGGTCCACCGCCGCCGCCCCGGCCTCGCGCTCAAGCCGACGGTGTACGCGCAGGAGGGCGGCGAGGCTCCGTGCGCACTGGACCGGGTGTGCCCGGAGTGCGGCCGGATGTCCCCGGAGTCGGCACCGGTGTTCTGCAGTGCTTGCGGGGAGCGGTTTCCCGGGCGCTGAGGGAGGGGGCGGCGGCGCCCGTGAGCGAGACCGGCGCACCGGGCCCCGATCCGGCCGGGGGAACCGGCCGCGCCGGGGCCCCGATCCGGCCGGGGGAACCGGCCGCGCCGGGGCCCCGATCCGGCCGGGGGAGGAACCGGGCGCATCCGTACCCCCGTCCTGGTGGGTGATGACAGGGACGAGGGTGAGAAGAGTGGCCGCGGTGGCGCGGGCCGCCGTCTCGTGGCGGGCGTGGGACCGCGCCGGGCGGCGGGGACGGGTCACGGCCGCGCTCGCGGTCCTCACCGCGCTTCTCCTGGCCGGCCATCGCGCCGTCCCCAACACCCCCGGCCACCTCGGCAGCCTCCTGGAGGCGTTCCTGCCGTGGCTCGGACTGGCCGTCGTCCCGCTGCTGACCCTGGCCGTACTGCGGCGGTCGGTGCTCGCACTGGTGGCGGTGGTGCTGCCGGTGGCGGCGTGGGCGTACGCGTTCGGCGGGCTGTTCCTTCCGGCGCCGGACCCGGGCCCGCGCGACCTGGTCGTCGTCCAGCACAACGTCAGCGATGTGAACGCCGACCCGGCGGGTACGGCCCGTGCGCTGGCCGCCCAGGGCGCCGACCTGATCGCCCTGGAGGAATTGGTGCCCGGTGCGCTGCCGGCGTACGAGAAGACCCTCGCGGCGGCGTACCCCTTCCACGAGGTCCGGGGCACGGTGGGGCTCTGGTCCCGGCACCCCCTCTCCGGCACCCGGACCGTGGACATCAAGCCGGTGGACATCACGGAGGGCTGGAGCCGGGGCCTGCGTACGGTGGCCCGCACCCCGCACGGCGAGGTCGCGGTGTACGTGGCGCACCTGCCGTCGTTCCGGCTCGGCGCGGGCGGACTGGGGACCGCCCGGCGCGACGAGAGCGCCCGGCTGCTGGGCCGGGCGCTGGACGCCGAGGCGACGGGCCCGGTGATCGTGCTGGGCGACCTGAACGGCACGGTGGACGACCGGGGCCTGGCGCCCCTGACCTCGCGGTTGAACGTCTCGAAGCGCGGCTTCGCGTTCAGCTTCCCGGCGTCGTTCCCGCTGGCCCGAATCGATCAGGTGATGGCCCGCGAGGCGACGGTGGGCCGTGTCCGGACGCTTCCCGCGACGGGCAGCGACCACCTTCCGGTCACGGCGCGGGTGACGCTGGACTGAGGGCGCGCGAAATCGGGATGCGTCCCCTGTGTGCCGTACCTAGGATGCGCGGGCGCGCCCCGTCAACGATTCGGAGACGTACGGAACATGACGCCCCACCTCGCAGCGATCGGCTTCCACGCGACCGACCCGGCGGACCTGGCCCGCTTCTGGGCCGGCCTCCTGAACTGGGAACGGACCGACGCCGTCACGGTCCTGCCCCCGGACGGCAAAGGCTTCGGCCTCCGCTTCACCGAGAGCCAGGAGCCCAAGTTCCGGCAGAACCAGGCCCACTTCGACCTGACCAGCGCCACGCCGGAGGCCCAGCGGGAGACCGTCGCCCGGGCGCTGGCCCTCGGCGCCCGGCACATCGACATCGGCCAGACGCCGGAGGACGGCCACATCGTCCTCGCGGACCCGGACGGCAACGAGTTCTGCGTGATCGAGGCGGGCAACAAGTTCCTCGCCGACACCGGGGTCATCGGCGCGGTCGCGTGCGACGGCACCCAGGCCGTCGGCTACTTCTGGAGCAAGGCGCTGGGCTGGCCGCTCGTGTGGGACCAGGACGAGGAGACCGCGATCCAGTCCCCGCAGGGCGGCACGAAGCTCACCTGGGGCGGCCCCCCGGTCGCACCGAAGCCGGACGTGAACCGCCTGTACTTCGAACTGACGCTCCCGGCGGACGCGGACGAGACGGCGGAGACCGCCCGCCTGACGGCCCTGGGCGCGCGACCCGGCCCGGACGGCGTGCTGCTGGACCCGGACGGCAACGAGTTCACGCTGCGGCGGGCGGCGGCTTAGGACCTGTCCGGCGGGCCCGCGAAGATCCGCCGGACAGGCCCTACTCCCCGGCCGGGTCCTGCGTTTCCGCCTGCGCCCTCGCGTAGGCCTCGCGGAACATCGCGGGTATACGCCCCCGGTCGTTCACGAGATAACCGTTGGCGCGTGCCCAGCGCCGTATGAGGTCGTCGCCCTGCGGCTGCTGGTCCTGTACGTCCGGCGGTTGCTGCTGTTCGTCCATGGGGCCACCGTAAACGAGCCCACTGACAGGGGCAGGGCCGGAGTTCAACCGGCCGTGAGCCGAGGCCCGTTCCTCCGGTATTCCGACCTCGCGGGCTCATCGCTCTTCCCTGTGTTTCGCATTTTCCGGAGATCGGGAAATGCGGGCGAGATCCGGCAGCACGTGCTGCCGGATCTCGCGAAAAGGATGGTCGGGGGACGGTTACCAGCGGTACCAGCGGCCCCGCTTGCCGCCGTGACCTGCGGGGCGGACGAAGAATCCGATGAGCCAGATCGCGAGAACGATGACGGCGATCCACCAGAGCGCCTTGAGGGCGAAACCGGCGCCGAAGAGGATCAGGGCGAGGAGGAGAACCAGAATGATAGGAAGCATGTTCGGCCTGTTGCCCCCGGTTGGCGCCTTAATCCATCCGCGGTGAGGAAATTTTTATGGCGGGCAGATTCCGCGACTTCCGCGTTTGGAACCGGAAAGTTCGGTCAGGCGGACGACATCCCGACACCGAGCACAGCAAGGGTGAGTGACATGGCTGCTGACGAGAAGACCCAGGCCAAGACCGAGCAGGCCAAGGGAAAGATCAAGGAAGTCGCCGGCCGGACCGTCGGCAACGAGCGGCTCACCGCCGAGGGCCGGGCCGAGCAGGCCAAGGGCGACGCCCGCCAGGCCAAGGAGAAGGCCAAGGACGCCCTCACCGACTGACGCGCTCCTCCCGCACGCAGGGCCCCGCGGACGACCCGACCGGTCCGCGGGGCCCTGCGCGTGCCGTCGCCACGGCGAAGAAGGGCCCCTAGGGGAGGTCCCCCGAGACCGGGAGCCGGTACACGGAGACGTGGGAACCCGACTCGGCGGTGAACTCGGCGCCGGTCCAGTCCGCGTGCCTGCTCTCCAGCTCGAAGCCGGCCAGCCGGGCCATGAGGTCGAGTTCGGCCGGCCAGATGTAGCGGTGCGGGCTGCGGAACAGCCGCGCCTCTTCGGTCTCGTCGAAGCGGAAGTGGTGCGACACGACGTGCTGGTGGAGCACGTCGTACGTGTCCAGCCCGATGTAGTCGGCTTCGGACTGCCAGACCGTGGCCGTCCGCCCCGGCGGCAGCGCGCGCAGCTCGGGTACCCAGAGTTCGATCACGAACCGGCCGCCGGGTGAGAGGTGGCGGGCCGCGTTGCGGAAGCACCGCACCTGTTCGTCCTGCGTGAGCAGGTTGGAGATCGTGTTGTACACGAGGTAGACGAGGGAGTACTCCCCAGGGGCGACCGCGGTCGCCATGTCGCCGATGATCACGGGGATCGCCGCCTCGTCGGCCTTCGTACGCAGTTGCTCGACCATCGGGCGCGACAGCTCGATGCCGGTGACGGGCACCCCGCGCCCCGCGAGCGGAACGGCTACGCGGCCCGTCCCGATGGCGAACTCCAGCGCTCCTCCGTCACCCGCGAGCTGGGCGAGGCGGTCCACGGCCGGCTCCAGGACCTCGGGCGCGAACATCCCGGAACCGGGGGTGTCGTAGCGTCGGGCGGTGTCGGCGCCCCAGATCTTCTGCTGCTGCATTCGGTCAACGGTCGTCGCCGGCCGCCGCGTTGTCCACCGAGTATGTGGTCCCGCTCCACGCGACCGGGCCGATCGTCCCCAGCGGGTGCGGCACCGCCCGGCTCTCCCGCTGGAACGCGCGGTAGAAGCCGCCCATCGCCGCCGCCACCGGTCCGTGCCGGAGCAGGAGCGCCGCGATCGACGCCGGAATCCCCTCCGGGGGCCTCCCCTGCGCGCAGGCGTCCACGAAGGCCCTGCGGTCCGCCGGGGAGTGGCCGTACAGCGCGACGGCCAGCCAGTTGACCAGGTGGTTCACGGCGTAGCACTCGTCGTACGCCCCGTGCTCCCCGACGAAGGCGGCCTCGTCCGGGGACAGGCCGAAGCGGGAGGAGATCGCGAGGCCGTAGTCCGCGAAGTAGAGGCGGTGGCCGTCCGTGAGGATGTTCTGGAAGTGGGCGTCGAAGTGCAGGAGCCCGTGGGCGTTCATGAACGCGATGCCGGCCCGCAGCTCGTCCTCCACCCTCGCGCAGGCCCGCTCCGCCGCGTCCCCGCCCGCCCCGATCCGCACGTCCAGCCAGTCGTGCAGGTTGTCCGGGATGTACTCCAGGAAGAGGACGAGGCTCGCCGTGGAGTCCCGCAGCCCCTCGATCCGTCCGCGTACGGCCGACCCGCCGCCCCAGTACGCGACGGCCCGGTCGACATCCGCGAGTTCCTCGGGAAGCGGGGCGCCGGAGTCCGTGAGCACGCGCCAGTGGTACATCAGCGGGAAGCCCCCGTACGCGCCGGTGACCACCCAGTCCGTCGTCATGGTGTGCGCGGCGAGCTCCCGCCAGGCGCCGAACCCCGGGCTGCCGATGGTGCCGACGCCGTAGTGGCAGTACGCGGGGAGTCCGAAGAGGTTCGCGGTGGAGTGCAGGTGTTCCGGCCGCCGCTCCAGGTCGGTGAGCCGCACCTGCTTGACGAAGACCGGGGTGCCCTCGACATCCAGCAGCACGGTCCGGCCGCCGATGCCCGAGCCCAGTGGCGTGCCGGTGGCCAGCAGCTCCCGCAGACCGCGGTCACTGCGCAGGGCCAGCGCCGTGGACGCGGCACCGTGTGCGGCGAGCCGAGCACTGCGGGACATGTCCCGGGGTATGTCGGGGCCCTTCACGCGCGCCTCCAGCGGCTCCGTACGGACGACCACCCTCCCACGCGGGGCACGCGGCGGCCGATGAGTTCTCCGTTCACGGACGGTCCACCCCATGACGCGACCGTTCTCGACAGGAGTGAGCCATGTCCACCATCCAGCCAGTGATCCTCACCGCCGACCTGGACACCCTGCGCCGGTTCTACACGGACCTCTTCGGCGCCGAGGAGATCTTCCGGGTGCCGGAGGAGGGCCCGGTCTTCTACGTCGGCCTGCGCATCGGCGACACCGACCTCGGGCTGGTGACCAAGAAGGTCCCGGCGGACGGGGCCGCGCCGCGGATCCTGCTCAGCATCGAGGTCGACGACGTCGACGAGACGCGCGCCCGGGT is a genomic window of Streptomyces sp. NBC_00708 containing:
- a CDS encoding VOC family protein; amino-acid sequence: MTPHLAAIGFHATDPADLARFWAGLLNWERTDAVTVLPPDGKGFGLRFTESQEPKFRQNQAHFDLTSATPEAQRETVARALALGARHIDIGQTPEDGHIVLADPDGNEFCVIEAGNKFLADTGVIGAVACDGTQAVGYFWSKALGWPLVWDQDEETAIQSPQGGTKLTWGGPPVAPKPDVNRLYFELTLPADADETAETARLTALGARPGPDGVLLDPDGNEFTLRRAAA
- a CDS encoding protein kinase family protein produces the protein MSRSARLAAHGAASTALALRSDRGLRELLATGTPLGSGIGGRTVLLDVEGTPVFVKQVRLTDLERRPEHLHSTANLFGLPAYCHYGVGTIGSPGFGAWRELAAHTMTTDWVVTGAYGGFPLMYHWRVLTDSGAPLPEELADVDRAVAYWGGGSAVRGRIEGLRDSTASLVLFLEYIPDNLHDWLDVRIGAGGDAAERACARVEDELRAGIAFMNAHGLLHFDAHFQNILTDGHRLYFADYGLAISSRFGLSPDEAAFVGEHGAYDECYAVNHLVNWLAVALYGHSPADRRAFVDACAQGRPPEGIPASIAALLLRHGPVAAAMGGFYRAFQRESRAVPHPLGTIGPVAWSGTTYSVDNAAAGDDR
- a CDS encoding class I SAM-dependent methyltransferase; translation: MQQQKIWGADTARRYDTPGSGMFAPEVLEPAVDRLAQLAGDGGALEFAIGTGRVAVPLAGRGVPVTGIELSRPMVEQLRTKADEAAIPVIIGDMATAVAPGEYSLVYLVYNTISNLLTQDEQVRCFRNAARHLSPGGRFVIELWVPELRALPPGRTATVWQSEADYIGLDTYDVLHQHVVSHHFRFDETEEARLFRSPHRYIWPAELDLMARLAGFELESRHADWTGAEFTAESGSHVSVYRLPVSGDLP
- a CDS encoding Lsr2 family protein — translated: MDEQQQPPDVQDQQPQGDDLIRRWARANGYLVNDRGRIPAMFREAYARAQAETQDPAGE
- a CDS encoding VOC family protein; the encoded protein is MSTIQPVILTADLDTLRRFYTDLFGAEEIFRVPEEGPVFYVGLRIGDTDLGLVTKKVPADGAAPRILLSIEVDDVDETRARVEALGGSAGGDPKDMPWGQRVAHVTDPDGNAVNLTQPVSAG
- the pip gene encoding prolyl aminopeptidase; its protein translation is MERLPDEKYPPIEPYDHGMLDVGDGNLVYWEVCGNPAGKPALVVHGGPGSGCTERPRQYFDPERYRVVLFDQRGCGRSTPHAGDPAVDLRHNTTDHLIADMERLRAHLSIDRWLLYGGSWGSTLILAYAERYPERVGEIVIPAVTTTRRSEIDWLYRGAGRFFPEAWDLFRAGVPEAASDATPDVLAAYARRTVDPDPEVRARATAGWCAWEDAVLSQEAYTGPPPYSGRPGRARAALVRICAHYFSHGAWLEEGQLIRDAGRLAGIPGVLVHGRGDMGGPLVTAWELAKAWPDAELTVIEDAGHLGGAATSRAVLAALDRFAEA
- a CDS encoding hydrophobic protein; its protein translation is MLPIILVLLLALILFGAGFALKALWWIAVIVLAIWLIGFFVRPAGHGGKRGRWYRW
- a CDS encoding CsbD family protein, coding for MAADEKTQAKTEQAKGKIKEVAGRTVGNERLTAEGRAEQAKGDARQAKEKAKDALTD
- a CDS encoding helix-turn-helix domain-containing protein is translated as MGVLAGLAFSTSDLAQVRFSVSPMWEVAPSFRLLRSDSTHPVHRTWVDQVRPRWAAGGLDRGWLGELIPLTGGYIPDFLNPAPLGPAPAPAAEWEAIRATPGDRVRRDLDHLARHQGSLGPRLRALRDDPYGPLLAELTKELETYWERALAPYWARIRAVLDADILYRARLAAERGTGHLLDDLHTSLSWDDGALLMAHRKRPLTRTTAGTGLLLIPSAFAGPGLRTRTTPPDPPQLAYRARGVGLLWEPRPVTGTATLSAVLGRSRTLLLAELEIPASTTQLAQRTGLSPAAVSQNLTALRDAGLVSAHRSGRSVLYARTAAAETLLRAASA
- a CDS encoding aldo/keto reductase; translation: MKYTQLGRTGLKVSRLVLGTMNFGPQTNESDSHTLMDAALDAGVNFFDTANVYGWGENKGRTEEILGTWFAQGGDRRDKVVLATKVYGNMAADGEAWPNHDKLSAVNIRRAVDASLKRLQTDHIDLYQFHHVDRDTPIDEIWQAIDVLIQQGKILYAGSSNFSSYKIAQANERARQRGSYGLVSEQCIYNLMERGAEMEVIPASQEYGLGVIPWSPLHGGLLGGALRKEREGGGARSTSGRSGEALADPKVRAQIQAYEDLLDKHGLEPGEVGLAWLLTRPGITGPISGPRTREQLDSALRAVELELSAEVLDALEEIFPGPGPSPENFAW
- a CDS encoding endonuclease/exonuclease/phosphatase family protein; the protein is MAAVARAAVSWRAWDRAGRRGRVTAALAVLTALLLAGHRAVPNTPGHLGSLLEAFLPWLGLAVVPLLTLAVLRRSVLALVAVVLPVAAWAYAFGGLFLPAPDPGPRDLVVVQHNVSDVNADPAGTARALAAQGADLIALEELVPGALPAYEKTLAAAYPFHEVRGTVGLWSRHPLSGTRTVDIKPVDITEGWSRGLRTVARTPHGEVAVYVAHLPSFRLGAGGLGTARRDESARLLGRALDAEATGPVIVLGDLNGTVDDRGLAPLTSRLNVSKRGFAFSFPASFPLARIDQVMAREATVGRVRTLPATGSDHLPVTARVTLD
- a CDS encoding aldo/keto reductase → MTSQTITAAASGTWELGDLTVHRIGFGAMRLPQYGEALVADALPRDRDQAVRVLRRAVELGVNHIDTAAFYFSPLRSANELINRALGPYPDDLVITTKVGPGRDASGEWQAHATPGQLRGQVEENLRQLGRDHLDVVNLRIVGTGSIAERFGALAELREAGLIRHLGLSNIRPHHLAEAQHIAPVVCVQNMYGIDASPEQRELLDLCGEQRIAFVPFYSIAGTGRTAGATTGHGPEVRAVARAHGVTPAQIRLAWTLHQGPHVLAIPGTGDLGHLAENIAAGSLRLTEEEAATLHGTA